The DNA sequence TCATTTCTCAAAATAGAAGTTCAAGCAATGCAGACTAACAGTCCTTACCGACGCTCCATGACAACGGCCAAGTTTACCTAACAACAGGTCCACCTTCACTACAGTTGATACCTAGAGGTATTAGGCAGCTAAATATATCTTCCAGAAGAAAGAGCTTCACAGAGCTGATATCCATGTCTAAGTGACATCTCTTGTCAACTACACTGCAGTCAGCAGCTCATTCTCCTCTCTTATGAACTGTTTCTCTGCGAGTGTCCTGTCACAGGAGGATCTCACTTAAGTCCACTATGATCCTGTTCTTCTAGATCTGTGTTACCTGCAGGAACTGGAtgtgatcctgtgtgtgtgaaagctgctccagctcagtgtctctcctcctcagatcatcgacctcctgctccagtcgctccagtcgtccttcagctcgactcactgcttgcttttcctgatctctgatcaTCTGTGTCACCTCAGAGCGGCTTCTCTCAATGAAACGGATGAGCtcagtaaagatcctctcactgtcctctactgctgtctgtgcagagcgctgttaggACACACAGTGATTCAGGCTTCAGTGGGACTGAAAGAGGAGAGTCCTGACTGAGACTGAGACAAACTTCTCCAGACTCACCTTATGAGACTCCACCGCCtctctgagctgctgaagatctttctctctctgttggaCTCTCTGCTGGAACCTTCTCCGCATCTCCTTCAACTGCATCTGGAGGACAAATGAATAACAGCTTTGTACAAAACTTTtgtgatattttataaatgattaaaaaaccTAATGTGAATTGACGGCGTTTCTATTAACCGATGTTATGCGGCTAAAATAATAAacgtatatactgtatgtacagtgaggtaaaacgtttgcccactgacaaagtaattatcagtctataattttaatggtaggttttacattgagagacagaataacaatgCATTTCAAagagttataaattgatttgcattttaatgagtgaaataagtatttgatcccctatcaatcagcaaaatttctggctcccaggtgtcttttatacaggtaaggagctgagattaggagcactctcttaaagggagtgtataaaagacaacctgtccacagaagcaaccACGTATGAGATGTTTCTTGGAGGTTATAGTACATTaaagaatgatcatgtgacttttACATATGCCAGGTGACCTGTAACTGTGAAAAAACCTGTTCACATTGCAGTTTTGCAAAATATTCCTTTTTCAAATTGCCTGAAAAACCACCTCATGTgagtgtaaaaatgtttttgcgaTATATGGGAGTTTTTGCGAAAttgatttcaatttcaatttgccCAATTTGAATGGTAATGGAAATGCGTCTAAAGGCACATAAAACTGTTGACACTAAATCATCATGTGAACAGTTGAGATGAACCTCTCTGTGAAGTAGTGAGCCATCATGAATAAGCAGACATCAGCATTATTTACTCGGACTTCATTCATGTCATGTCAACGTTTTCTCTTGCAGATCACAAAAAAGATATTCTGAATAATATCTCTGGGTCTGTCCCAATACAAACACTTGGACAGTTTAGAGCATGTGCACGTGACAGAATACAATTAAAGTGTATCATTCATAGGGACTACTAAacagaaatgtaaaagtttattttaaagtgtgagGTAATAAATGTAAAGTTTTCTCAACACTATGTTGAAAGTGTGTCCCATTGCATAATCAAATAATATAACACTTATACAGGAAATATCATGCAAGTAGACAAGTGGTCAAGTGCAAAGCCCAAATCAAATATTGAGACACAACAATAACATTTCACTCTAGATCAAACACAATGAAGATTTCTTGATCACTACCtttgtgtcctttttggagTTTGAAACTTTTATAACCTTCTGAAGTCAGAAGTCTGggatgagtaaatcatgacaatgttttttttttttttggtcaactATTCCTCTAAGTTCATACCTGTTTTTCTGTCCTCTGTGCTGCAGCTGACACAGTGTTGTGGTTTTTATGCTCATATTTTGCGCACAGCACACAAATGCATCGTTGGTCAGTGATACAGTACATTTCCAGCTGTTTCTCATGTTCATGGCAGATCATCTCCTGCAGTCCTCCAGTGGCTTCACTCAAATTGTGCCTCTTTCCTTTAAAgaaactctcatgttgttcaagGTGAGATTGACAGTAAGTGTTCAGACACACCAGACAGGACTTGACGGCTTTGAATTTTCTTTCAGTACAGATGTCACACTCCACATCTCCAGCTCCAGGGTAACAGTCAGCAGGAAGTTTAATCTCCTTCAGTTTCTCCACCAGTTCAGCCAGCATGGTGTTTTTAGCTAAAGCAGGTCTTGGactgaaggtctgtctgcactgagggcAGCTGTAGACTCTCTTCTGATCCTCCTGATCCCAGTGAGCTGTAATACAGCtcttacagtaactgtgtccacaggAAGTGGTCACTGGATCCTCCGGAAGATCCAGACACACTGGACAGATGAATTCATCCTGAGAAAATCTGGCTTCTGCCATTTTACTGAATGAATACAGATagacaaacacacaacagctcAACAACACTTCAGTTACTCTTTACCTGAACACAAGTTTCTTGTTTCCTGCTTCTTTGTTTGAGTGACGTGTGTAAAACAGGTTTGTCTGCCAGTCTGAAGGCCACAGATAATAAAATGTCTACTATATGTCAGTCTCGCACAAACACTCAGgaaaataatacatacattatatatatatatatatacacacacacacacacacacacacatagatatatatataaaaacattacattacaacattcctgtaatatatatatatatatatatatatatatatatatatatatatatatataacctaccggtcaaaagtttttgaacagtaagatttaatgtttttaagaagtctcttctgttcatcaagcctgcatttatttgatccaaaatacagcaaaagcagtaatattgtgaaatatttttactatgtaaaacaactgctttctatttgaatatattttaaaatgtaatgtattcctgtgatcaaagctaaattttcagcatcattactccagtcttcagtcacacatgacattttttattattattatcaatatttaaaacagttgagtaatttttttttttttttcaggattctttgatgaatagaaagatcagcatttatctcaaataaaaagcttttgtaatattacacactataccattcaaaagctcggtcagtatatatatatatatatatatatatatatatatatatatgtgtgtgtgtgtacgtgtgtgtgtgtatattttcttctaaaattagcatctttctcaggctcctatgtttatgttcagcaAAAATAACCTATTCATtaccattaaagtgaaattactgaacctagaCATAGGAGcttgataaaaatgctcattttagaagaaaatttcaaatggcacttagAGCATtctgcatctgaactcttcacatttataatgttacaaaagattttatttcagataaatgctgttcttctgaactttctattcatcaaagaaacctgaaaatgttcTACTCAGTTCTATCAtctttgagcagcaaatcagaatatcagaatgattactggagtaatgatgctaaaaattcagctttgaaatcacaataaattacattttaaaatatactcaaatagaaaacagttattttaaataataaaaatatttcaaaattttactgtttgctttggatcaaataaatgcaggcttggtgaacagaagagacttctttaaaataattaacaatcttactgtttaaaaacatttgactggtagtgtataggCAACTTGAATTTTTCTCTTATCTCTAGCTTTTAATTGGCTTAGAAATAAGATACACtgctggggcctgtaccatgatggtagattaacaaattcagagttacaagattagtttcgagttgacaaaaccaaaccactccaatccaGCTTTAttgatgctgatcatcaactttctttgatcctgagtttgtggagcacgtgcacatgaatgtgtgacatcactgGCGAACAGCCAATCACGAGCCTTGgttaaaggttaagagattgaagaatatgattaatttaaatgcatttacacactaaaaaaacactgggttttgtttttaacccaACTGCTGGGTAAATACAGGACAGAACACATTTGGGGTtaaactaattaatttaacccCAAATTATTAACCCAAGTTATTAATTTTAACCCAGCAAACAGGTTGTTTTTCTACCCCAAAATTGGTtaatgttttacaaaaataatgagtTAATTTGATTTCATAAATTGGTTACATTTTCAaaggtaattttattttttttattccttttaaaataatcttttaaaatgatcTATACCACATGATAAACAAACAGTGTATTACATTGTATTTACATTGTCAGTCATTTACATTgtattagctttatttttttcattaatatttttcagCACATTACACTTTGTAATTACACTTTATCTCAACCAAATATTCAAGAGAtcataaaaaactaaaacaataaaattccATTTATAAAAAGCATTCaaaacaatttcattcatttttatggtTTGCCTCTGTAGTTGAAAAACCGTAAATGttgtaaccttttttttttaattcacgaACTCCAAAAGACCTCAAGGTTAATAAAACAGTTTGCACATGAATCCATATGCACATGAAATTGAAACTCTAAAATACCTCAAGAACTGTTTGTTTCATGCAGTATTGTTTTTAGCCTACATTATGAACCTGTTGTTTTTAGtctacagtatgaacacaaaaataaaactatgaaatacGTTTTGCCAGTAAAAATTTTTCACAAGAAATGTCATTGATAATCATCAGTATGTGCACATAAAGTAATACTCTTGCTCAAGCAATAAAACAGTTGtttatacaaaaaacaacaacaaacaaacaaaacttgtgcgcaaataaaatgcaaactaAAATGCTACCTTATGTACTTGAACCGCTGCTTGTTCAAAGAACCTCTTATCATCTACTTGCAAGAATGTAGGGCCGAGTGTAAAAATTTCACTGTTGGGGATTCACTTCTCTCCAActcataaatattttgaataagccCAACTATAGAAACACTGTTTTGAGTAGTTTgcatcaaaaacataaaacgaTTTGAAGCATACATCTACTGCCCCAATGAGAGTGCTTTGCTCCAAAGCTTCTCCTGCGAGGATGACAAATGCCTGCGAGTCAATGTGTCCATTTTCAAGTGACAGGACATAAGGGTAAGGTCTTGATGCTTCAGTCTGCTGGAGGTACTCCACCTAAAGGACAGATAATGCAAATGAATAATGGTGAAAGAACGGGGGTGTCGGGTGTGGGTATGGGTGGTGTGTTGGGGAGTTAATCCGAAATGTTTATTCAATCAAGCAGTCTTTAGAAACAATACAGTATGTCTTGTAGGGCCAGAGCTTTGgatgtaaaatatacattttaaaatatattcaaataacaaacattaatttattgtaacaatatttcacaacattactctttttgctgtattttggatcaaataaatgcctttgtgagcagaagagacttcatttaaaaacattaaaaatcttacagatcccaaacttttgaatggtagtgtattcaAATACCTGGTAAAGTCATAAAATGATTGAAGTAAATTTCTTGAGTCGTACTTACAGGCTTAATATCAATGAAAGCTTTTTTGCTTTCGTCAGTGCTGGGCTGGACTGTTTTCTGCCAATTTTTTTGTCAGGTGGAGGTGGAAGCAAAACAGGTAACAGCTTTAGTGCAAGATTTCCCTTTGCATCTGTCAGAAAATAATTTTCCATTTATCAACACTACTAAAAACAGAAGCAAGCTGTCATTTACTAATGTAGAATATAGGGCCatatttactaaacagggcaaattagcgtgaGACCAAAATCCCATAAAAGTGTAGACTGAAGTGTAAAGTTCTgctgttgatccactgacaatgtgcaaattaaagaacacggACACATAATGACCAACATAAGCTACCAAGAGCAgcagaaattaaaaacaatgtgGCTTGACGAGCGATATGTTCAGATAACATCTTTGTCtggcatttcaaataaaagaaaGCATCTCCCAGCAGCAATTATTGCCAAGCATAAAAATGGGTCAAATGCACATGCAATAATGTTAGCTGCAAAAATAATGTCCCAAATTTTCTTCACTAATTCTTCACTgtgtgtctttagtaaatcctgacagtagtaTGGTGCAAGCTGGCCTGTAATATCAAAATGGTGGATAAACTTTTTAACCTTCTGTCATCTCTTCAGCTGAACATGGAAGCTTTGCTTCTCACTTCGCAAAATGCAAGATCCTGTCAGTATACCAAGtaggcatgggccggtatgagattctgacggtatgatagccttagataaaaaaaaaaaatatatatatatatcacggTATCACGGTATTGCGACTACAGCTCTAAATGTGTGGGGGTTTTTTATGTCTgggtaaaaacaacaactttttttgtaacagtaaacatgtcaggctaaataattaaaataaataattgaatccttctaaatggaaaaaatgcaattacttaagtgagcctaaacctacagctcaataatcaaaaacatcaaaacataatttctgtaaaaaaaaggCAGtcaacctgcagctcaacaaggtttttggagacatgctcactttctacacattcatcgttcagtccaagttatgagtTAAGTTTGGAGCAGTGAGGTACGAggatgtgtgcacatacacataaagAGCGAGAGCGTGAGTGtgtcacgcacacacacacacacacacacacacacacacacacacggtctctcTCCGTAGAACACTCAAAGAGTGGCAAAGACCTGAAAGCCagcactttgtttttttaaatgatgtaaacaatggcaggaggcttaaaattattGACGTAATACcagctaaatttaattattgtactaaatcgtagaaacgtagtactttagtctgctattccccgctctgtgaagtaacgtgagggaggaaactagttgacgttagctagttaattagccatgttatctgcctcggtagcaagccaaatagtatttaaaCACTGAAACAAATGGCGGgtgggtctctgtcttgattgggggtgaaagagggagaaatgaagatgACACAGATATATAGTTTAtgtacgacctggaagtatttatttatttagcgatTGGCGCTAAAACATCATCTGTACGGAACATAGTCTACGTTACCCGAAAAATTCCCATATGGCAGACTTTGTCTTTTTCGACGGgggaaaaagttccagggattcacctccttcagccatcatcctacacacaggtgactCTCACTGACCGCTCGCACCAACCGGAGGGagaagggtcatgtgactcgttacaTTCGTCGctgctcacaactgagggagtACTGCACTTTCCGTCTGTGACgacacattaaaaatgaaatggaaaactttagtggttttgaaaccgtgaGTTTTCCAAACCGCGGTATAGCTTGAAACTGGTTATTGTCCCATGCCTACTTCAAAACAATGGCTCTGTCATCCCTCTTCACAGATACCCTTGTCCTTCTGATTTTATCTTGGTTTGTCAGCCCACCTGGTTCTACCATTAATTTCCAGGCCTGCAAAAGAATCTTCACTTCTTCGGCTGCACTTTGGTCTTCCCAGCTCAGGATTAGTTCTCTGATCCCCCTTCTCCACCTTCTCAACTCTCTGGCACCTGCATGGAAGTTTTCCTTGTGGACGttaaggcatcaagagccaccttCAGGAAGGAAAAATGAATATCT is a window from the Onychostoma macrolepis isolate SWU-2019 chromosome 03, ASM1243209v1, whole genome shotgun sequence genome containing:
- the LOC131537550 gene encoding tripartite motif-containing protein 16-like, with translation MAEARFSQDEFICPVCLDLPEDPVTTSCGHSYCKSCITAHWDQEDQKRVYSCPQCRQTFSPRPALAKNTMLAELVEKLKEIKLPADCYPGAGDVECDICTERKFKAVKSCLVCLNTYCQSHLEQHESFFKGKRHNLSEATGGLQEMICHEHEKQLEMYCITDQRCICVLCAKYEHKNHNTVSAAAQRTEKQMQLKEMRRRFQQRVQQREKDLQQLREAVESHKRSAQTAVEDSERIFTELIRFIERSRSEVTQMIRDQEKQAVSRAEGRLERLEQEVDDLRRRDTELEQLSHTQDHIQFLQSFQSLPAPPESTDVNDNPFSSLFFFDAMRESVHQLRDKLENFCKEELKEISDKVTFTNIVPRTRNDFQQYSHQLTLDLNTVNEYLCLSDSNRVITYTYTDQPYPDHPDRFDVFQVLCRESVCGRSYWEIEWSGSVLISVSHKSLSTKGWGNESVFGYNDQSWSLSCSPSRYSFIHNNIVTKLPVQPISCRRIGVYVDHSAGTLSFYSVSDTMSLIHTEQTTFTQTLYPGFLVDYGSSVKLC